From the genome of Fervidobacterium thailandense, one region includes:
- a CDS encoding CehA/McbA family metallohydrolase: MRVACKATARMLTFLLIVTMIVLTMGTVSAQDFQQDFQIFYGNLHSHTSFSDGRGTPEEAYEHARRYGDVLAVTDHCYYLKTPINGTSKVLRTIQAARNATVPGKFVGLQGFEWTAGSGHINVYETEEIITRDEKGDLKDFYEWIVRVKKLAQFNHPGMTFGNFQDFVYYPEADLYVNLVEIGNGSASRSDTISDEMFQNFILALNRGWHVSPTANQDNHRENWLSANDSRTGILARDLTYEAIMDALWNRRTFASEDKNVKVFFWGDGAIMGSIVRKSPGSTVKLKLTYEDPSDPADTVILYSQSGILFRADNFAKDKFTLEQEFQLPDGYEWFFYYIKQKDGDEIVSAPIWYEVAQPVKVNYVRIGPSRPSIRDTVTVTYDVYNSSNEARHVKLSIKVDGNKFFEETLDLKPYAVMYDKRVTIEPLEAGKHRIDFEVNDQIVQNWTFEVSESAGLRVLVDRLHENDINQEVLSFLEALQKNGHEILYPETVLAGYDNIDVVLLITPSKAGLSFFKDLMDMEIEWLNNFKGHVYLVRGSDAEYFEIYKQLIKNAKVFEDVRNLFEEFQISGVQQRKLQPVVFIDQGHENDYTSRYLTKLESFLKSLGKEVRYVTKLTDLDGEYLILMNGKGYSDDEVQSIVKFVLNGGILIITSKSDYQNGGNTEELNLILDALNSPVLFNDDQVVDKVNNYGADYKVLAGGVRFYSACSLLIVGDDVEVLLASETASSVDADGRKDAKPVDRVVLASRFKRGSGTVIVLGKAVFSDYDFEPNRAFIETLFRQR; the protein is encoded by the coding sequence ATGCGTGTTGCATGTAAAGCTACCGCGAGGATGTTAACGTTTTTACTCATCGTTACGATGATCGTGCTCACGATGGGTACGGTAAGTGCCCAGGATTTTCAGCAGGATTTTCAAATATTTTACGGCAACCTTCATTCTCACACATCGTTCTCGGATGGTCGCGGTACTCCGGAGGAAGCCTACGAGCATGCAAGGAGATATGGTGACGTACTTGCCGTTACGGATCATTGCTATTATCTAAAAACCCCTATCAACGGCACCAGCAAAGTTTTACGTACCATCCAAGCGGCGAGAAACGCGACCGTTCCGGGAAAGTTCGTCGGACTGCAAGGCTTTGAATGGACAGCCGGTTCCGGTCACATTAACGTTTACGAGACGGAAGAGATCATAACGCGCGACGAAAAAGGGGACTTGAAAGATTTTTACGAGTGGATCGTGAGGGTCAAAAAGCTTGCCCAGTTCAACCATCCGGGAATGACATTCGGAAACTTCCAAGACTTCGTGTACTATCCGGAAGCGGATCTGTATGTGAACCTCGTAGAAATCGGTAATGGAAGTGCTTCCCGTAGCGATACTATTAGCGACGAGATGTTCCAAAACTTCATCCTCGCCCTGAACCGCGGATGGCACGTCTCTCCCACCGCAAACCAGGATAACCACCGTGAGAACTGGTTGAGTGCGAACGATTCCAGAACGGGCATACTTGCAAGAGACCTAACCTACGAAGCGATCATGGACGCGCTGTGGAATCGACGCACGTTCGCTTCCGAGGACAAAAATGTCAAAGTATTCTTCTGGGGTGACGGTGCCATCATGGGAAGCATCGTCCGAAAAAGTCCCGGTAGCACCGTGAAGCTTAAGCTAACTTACGAAGACCCGAGCGATCCAGCCGACACGGTGATTCTCTACTCCCAAAGTGGCATCCTGTTCCGTGCCGATAATTTTGCAAAAGACAAGTTCACGCTTGAACAGGAATTCCAACTTCCCGATGGATACGAGTGGTTCTTTTACTACATCAAACAGAAAGACGGTGACGAGATCGTTTCAGCACCGATCTGGTATGAAGTCGCTCAACCCGTGAAGGTCAACTACGTGAGAATAGGTCCTTCAAGACCGTCAATCAGGGACACCGTTACCGTAACGTACGATGTTTACAATTCCTCGAATGAAGCTCGGCACGTAAAGTTGTCCATCAAAGTCGACGGCAACAAGTTCTTCGAGGAAACCTTAGACCTGAAGCCCTACGCTGTCATGTACGATAAACGCGTCACGATTGAACCGCTGGAAGCTGGTAAACACAGGATTGATTTCGAAGTCAACGATCAAATTGTCCAGAACTGGACCTTCGAAGTAAGTGAAAGTGCGGGATTGCGCGTTCTGGTCGACAGGCTTCACGAGAACGACATCAACCAAGAAGTTTTATCCTTTCTCGAGGCACTACAGAAAAATGGCCACGAGATCCTCTATCCGGAGACTGTACTGGCTGGCTACGACAATATCGACGTTGTCCTCTTAATTACACCGAGCAAGGCCGGATTGAGCTTCTTCAAAGATCTCATGGACATGGAAATCGAGTGGCTGAACAATTTCAAAGGTCACGTATACCTGGTGCGCGGTTCGGATGCTGAGTATTTCGAAATCTACAAACAGTTGATAAAGAACGCGAAGGTTTTTGAGGATGTACGTAATTTATTTGAAGAATTCCAGATAAGCGGTGTTCAACAGCGGAAACTCCAACCGGTGGTGTTCATAGACCAGGGGCACGAGAACGACTACACCAGCCGTTACCTCACAAAGCTTGAGTCGTTTTTGAAGTCGCTGGGGAAGGAAGTAAGGTACGTTACAAAGTTGACGGACCTGGATGGGGAATACCTGATACTTATGAACGGGAAGGGGTACTCCGACGACGAGGTTCAGTCGATCGTGAAGTTCGTACTGAACGGTGGGATTCTCATTATAACCTCAAAGAGCGATTATCAAAACGGAGGGAACACGGAAGAGCTGAACTTAATTCTCGACGCTCTTAACTCCCCGGTACTCTTCAACGACGACCAGGTCGTTGACAAGGTGAACAACTACGGCGCCGATTACAAAGTCCTGGCTGGAGGTGTTCGATTCTATTCCGCATGCTCGCTTCTCATCGTCGGTGACGACGTCGAGGTACTTCTCGCATCCGAAACAGCCTCTTCCGTCGATGCAGATGGGAGAAAGGATGCAAAACCTGTAGACAGGGTTGTGTTGGCCTCTCGGTTCAAACGTGGTAGCGGGACAGTGATCGTACTGGGCAAAGCGGTCTTCTCGGATTACGATTTTGAACCGAACAGGGCATTTATCGAAACACTTTTTAGACAGCGCTAA
- a CDS encoding carboxymuconolactone decarboxylase family protein, which produces MSEARYNSLEEFKKFREEMNKEILERGTLNTKRFWALDGAVYKDGALDSKTKELMGLVASLVLRCDDCITYHMIRCAQLGVTDEEFFETFDIALIVGGSITIPHVRRAVSTLLEIRRLQASGKSVSI; this is translated from the coding sequence ATGTCGGAAGCAAGGTACAATTCCCTTGAAGAATTCAAAAAGTTTCGCGAGGAAATGAACAAAGAGATTCTTGAACGTGGAACTTTGAACACAAAGCGCTTCTGGGCACTGGATGGTGCAGTCTACAAGGACGGCGCGCTCGATTCAAAGACCAAAGAACTCATGGGTCTTGTGGCATCGTTGGTGCTAAGATGCGACGATTGTATCACCTACCATATGATCCGGTGTGCCCAACTTGGAGTAACAGACGAAGAATTTTTTGAGACATTCGATATAGCGCTGATCGTTGGTGGCTCGATTACAATCCCGCATGTGAGAAGGGCCGTTAGCACACTTTTGGAGATACGGAGGCTTCAAGCAAGTGGCAAAAGTGTTTCTATTTGA
- the radA gene encoding DNA repair protein RadA, with the protein MPKQKVVYVCDKCGYESPKWFGRCPVCGEWNSAKEFKLKSTSVESISQEGLESTGNGKPIPRFFDLVSALREAEIKRTKVGIESLDTLLNGGIVPGQVILLGGEPGVGKSTLALQICDRVASENKRAYYVSGEESVQQVALRAKRLNISNPGIIISSETQIEKILDGIDVDKTALLVIDSIQTLSSEDIDSPVGGVVQIRAVVEKVRLFSKKYGIPSLLIAHVTKEGLIAGPKLVEHVVDTVIYFEGERTTDFRILRVQKNRYGPSGELTIFQMTHQGLEGLSEDSLITYTDAPGNVFTSVFEGLRPINVQIQALVSRVKMASGRRIAHGVDIRKVIIISAVLSKHLNLPLDFHDIYLNVSGGINVTDPGCELAIAGAIVSSFLDVYMGDTLMVGEVALDGSVRSALNLPKRVENAKSLKISTIVIPKASNLEWKSVAQDSTSKLIKVGHVRELFELIVERKDGQKN; encoded by the coding sequence ATGCCAAAGCAAAAGGTAGTCTACGTTTGCGACAAATGTGGCTACGAATCCCCCAAATGGTTCGGCCGGTGTCCAGTGTGCGGGGAGTGGAATAGCGCTAAAGAATTCAAATTGAAGAGCACGTCGGTCGAATCGATATCGCAGGAAGGACTCGAATCAACGGGGAACGGGAAACCCATTCCCCGTTTTTTTGATTTAGTCTCCGCACTTCGCGAAGCGGAAATCAAGCGAACGAAGGTCGGAATAGAGAGCCTCGATACTTTACTGAACGGTGGAATCGTACCGGGACAGGTTATCCTACTTGGTGGTGAGCCAGGTGTCGGAAAGAGTACCTTGGCGCTCCAAATTTGTGACCGTGTCGCTTCGGAAAACAAACGTGCGTACTACGTTTCCGGAGAAGAGAGTGTCCAACAAGTTGCACTTAGGGCCAAGAGGTTGAATATCTCTAACCCTGGCATAATCATCTCATCTGAAACACAAATCGAGAAAATTTTGGATGGTATCGATGTCGATAAAACTGCCCTGTTGGTTATCGACTCGATCCAAACACTGAGTAGTGAGGACATCGATTCACCGGTTGGCGGTGTTGTGCAAATACGCGCGGTTGTGGAAAAAGTACGACTCTTTTCTAAGAAATACGGTATACCATCACTGTTAATCGCGCACGTAACGAAGGAGGGACTCATAGCTGGTCCAAAACTCGTTGAACACGTTGTGGATACCGTCATTTACTTTGAAGGGGAACGCACGACAGACTTTCGGATCCTTAGAGTCCAGAAAAACCGTTACGGTCCAAGTGGTGAGTTAACGATATTCCAAATGACCCACCAAGGGCTTGAGGGTTTATCGGAGGATTCGCTCATAACCTACACAGATGCCCCAGGTAACGTGTTCACCAGCGTGTTCGAGGGTCTGAGGCCTATAAACGTCCAGATACAAGCACTGGTTTCGAGGGTTAAAATGGCCTCCGGAAGAAGGATCGCGCATGGAGTGGATATAAGGAAAGTCATTATCATATCCGCGGTACTTTCCAAACACCTGAATTTACCCCTTGATTTCCACGATATTTACCTGAACGTGTCGGGAGGAATAAACGTAACCGATCCCGGATGCGAGCTGGCAATCGCGGGAGCCATAGTATCCTCATTTTTGGACGTCTACATGGGAGACACCCTTATGGTGGGAGAAGTGGCACTCGATGGTAGTGTGCGATCCGCACTGAACCTACCAAAGAGGGTGGAAAACGCCAAAAGTTTGAAGATTTCAACCATTGTTATACCGAAAGCCTCGAATCTGGAATGGAAAAGTGTCGCTCAGGACAGTACCTCGAAATTAATCAAGGTAGGACACGTACGGGAGTTGTTCGAGTTAATCGTTGAGCGCAAAGACGGGCAGAAGAACTGA
- a CDS encoding DegV family protein, whose product MAKYKILLDSTSDFPKELLERLDVDIVPLYVNWPNGEVEKDDTRDLGELKEFYDKLRNAQELPKSSQPSVEDWRRKYEEVQKQGYDGILVITISSAMSGTYNSARLAAHEVSIPVRVVDSKMASTAISPMARYARELFELGVNLDKVTEELEKKIAAKGFGAFFFVQDFNFLVKGGRVSRFAGFVGSLLKIRVGIYINEEGNMVPFAKARGLKAITDELIKKAQEEGFKPGDTVDLYMVSCDNMDEAKEIEKVLREVYKVKNVYYTPTGKVISLHVGPGQAGFGIEKF is encoded by the coding sequence ATGGCAAAGTACAAGATACTCCTAGATAGCACTTCCGATTTTCCGAAGGAACTGTTGGAGAGGTTGGACGTTGATATCGTTCCGTTGTACGTCAACTGGCCAAACGGCGAGGTTGAAAAGGATGACACGAGGGACTTAGGGGAACTGAAGGAGTTCTACGATAAACTCAGAAATGCTCAGGAACTCCCCAAAAGTTCGCAACCGAGTGTGGAAGACTGGAGACGGAAGTACGAAGAGGTCCAAAAACAAGGTTACGATGGTATTTTGGTCATAACGATCTCCAGTGCCATGTCCGGAACGTACAATTCGGCGCGTTTGGCAGCGCATGAAGTTTCCATCCCGGTGCGCGTTGTGGACTCGAAAATGGCTTCAACAGCTATATCACCGATGGCAAGATACGCACGCGAACTCTTCGAACTCGGTGTCAACCTCGACAAAGTAACTGAAGAGCTTGAAAAGAAGATTGCTGCGAAGGGATTTGGCGCATTCTTCTTCGTACAAGACTTCAACTTCTTGGTGAAGGGTGGTAGAGTGAGTAGATTCGCCGGTTTCGTCGGTTCACTACTTAAAATCAGAGTTGGAATATACATAAACGAGGAAGGTAATATGGTCCCGTTTGCAAAAGCTCGAGGTTTAAAAGCCATCACCGACGAGCTGATCAAAAAAGCTCAGGAGGAAGGTTTCAAACCAGGTGACACTGTCGACCTGTACATGGTGAGTTGCGACAACATGGATGAAGCTAAGGAAATCGAAAAAGTCCTTCGCGAAGTTTACAAGGTAAAGAACGTTTACTACACGCCCACGGGAAAGGTTATCTCCTTGCACGTTGGCCCAGGGCAGGCTGGGTTTGGAATCGAAAAGTTCTGA
- the polA gene encoding DNA polymerase I: MAKVFLFDGTGLIYRAFFAIDQSLSTTTGIPTGALYGLTRMLVKFLKENVVVGEDYCAFVIDVKGGSTYRKQLYEQYKAHRPETPELLLEQIKHVGEIVEAFGIRLLKQPGYEADDIIATLVKRFKNELEKRKINEINVVTSDKDLLQLVDRNVSVWRVERGVTDVKKYTPLDVKEKYGVMPEQIKDYLALVGDASDNVPGVPGIGEKTAQRILQEFGTIENALKFKQRLPEKVRSALEEHYEELELSRKLVELDSNVELQIELDELIYKGYEKSRLLEVLKKFEFSSIIRELQLTTDLTKEAKYSWVSDERELKKLLERIEQTKKIALDLETTSLDPYTGSIVGISIAVDEGEAYYIPVGHKGSKNIDHATIKEFLNALLSKNIKIGGHNLKFDLKFIHRFGYPLFTPSFDTMIEAYLLNPNEKRFNLDELSVKILGHKMISYEEVVQSSLPLFAGDFSYVSLEAATKYACEDADVSLRLHNRFYPLLYSNELVELYEKIELPIVEVLAQMELNGVYFDLEYLSKLSTEMEKKMNVLSQRIFQIAGESFNLNSPKQIAYVLFDKLKLPTVKETDTGAFSTDVEVLETLAQDYEIAKLILEYRKIQKLKSTYVDTIPTMINPVTKRVHASFNQTGTATGRLSSSEPNLQNLPSRTEEGREIRSAVKPQKPDWWIIGADYSQIELRVLAHMSEDEQLIKAFSEGKDIHLETAKRIFNVSDEFITESMRRIGKMVNFAIIYGVSPYGLAKRIGMDVKETRKMIENYFEHYKGVQRYVSEIKEFARKNGHVRTLFGRKRDIPHILSKDQNIRSEGERIAVNTPIQGTAADIMKIAMIRIHERFKAEGLKSMMILQVHDELVFEVPDDEVEKVKNIVKEEMENAVKLRVPLVVDLYVEKSMA, translated from the coding sequence GTGGCAAAAGTGTTTCTATTTGACGGCACTGGATTGATTTACAGGGCGTTTTTCGCTATAGATCAGTCCTTGAGTACGACGACCGGTATTCCAACCGGTGCGTTGTATGGTTTGACCAGAATGCTTGTTAAATTCTTGAAAGAAAACGTGGTAGTTGGTGAAGACTACTGCGCGTTCGTCATTGACGTGAAGGGTGGTAGCACGTACAGAAAGCAGTTGTATGAGCAGTACAAAGCGCACAGACCTGAGACACCAGAACTTTTGCTCGAACAGATCAAACACGTTGGTGAAATCGTGGAAGCGTTTGGAATAAGGCTCCTAAAACAACCGGGTTACGAGGCCGATGATATCATCGCAACACTCGTAAAAAGGTTCAAGAATGAGTTGGAGAAAAGAAAAATCAACGAGATAAATGTCGTCACAAGCGACAAGGACCTCTTACAACTTGTAGACAGGAACGTCAGTGTCTGGCGTGTTGAGCGTGGTGTGACGGACGTAAAGAAGTACACCCCGCTCGATGTAAAGGAAAAATACGGTGTAATGCCAGAACAGATAAAAGATTACCTCGCACTCGTAGGTGACGCTTCCGATAACGTACCCGGCGTTCCCGGAATTGGTGAGAAGACCGCGCAAAGGATACTCCAGGAATTCGGGACCATCGAGAACGCACTTAAATTCAAACAAAGACTGCCCGAAAAGGTGCGTTCTGCCCTGGAGGAACACTACGAAGAACTGGAACTGAGCAGAAAATTGGTCGAACTCGACTCCAACGTGGAACTGCAAATTGAGCTCGATGAGCTAATTTATAAGGGTTACGAAAAATCAAGATTACTGGAAGTCCTAAAAAAATTCGAATTCTCGAGCATCATAAGGGAGTTGCAATTAACGACCGACTTAACGAAGGAGGCTAAATACTCTTGGGTCTCGGACGAGAGGGAACTGAAAAAGCTCCTTGAACGAATCGAACAAACCAAGAAAATAGCCCTCGATTTGGAAACAACATCGCTCGATCCTTACACCGGTTCGATAGTTGGCATCTCGATCGCCGTGGATGAGGGCGAAGCATATTACATCCCAGTTGGTCACAAAGGCTCAAAAAACATCGACCACGCAACGATTAAAGAGTTTTTAAACGCTCTGCTGTCGAAAAACATCAAGATCGGCGGACACAACCTGAAATTCGACCTGAAATTCATTCACAGGTTTGGATATCCTCTCTTCACACCAAGCTTTGACACCATGATCGAAGCGTACCTCCTAAACCCCAACGAAAAGCGCTTTAACTTGGACGAACTATCGGTTAAGATACTGGGGCACAAGATGATCTCCTACGAAGAGGTTGTGCAATCGTCCCTACCGCTTTTCGCGGGGGACTTTTCTTACGTTTCCCTTGAAGCAGCGACCAAATACGCTTGCGAAGATGCCGATGTTAGTTTGCGACTCCACAACCGTTTCTATCCCCTGTTGTACTCAAACGAATTGGTTGAACTGTACGAGAAGATAGAACTCCCAATCGTTGAAGTCCTCGCACAAATGGAACTCAACGGCGTTTACTTCGATCTGGAGTACTTATCTAAGCTCTCAACTGAAATGGAGAAGAAGATGAACGTACTTTCGCAAAGAATCTTCCAGATAGCTGGAGAAAGTTTCAACTTGAATTCTCCAAAACAAATCGCGTACGTATTGTTCGATAAACTCAAACTCCCAACTGTTAAAGAAACTGATACGGGAGCCTTTTCAACGGACGTCGAGGTACTTGAAACTCTCGCGCAGGATTACGAAATCGCAAAACTCATCCTCGAGTACAGAAAGATACAGAAACTCAAGAGCACCTACGTAGACACGATTCCAACGATGATAAACCCTGTCACTAAGAGAGTTCACGCATCGTTCAACCAGACTGGAACCGCCACGGGCAGACTGAGTAGCTCCGAACCGAATTTACAGAACTTACCAAGTAGGACAGAAGAGGGAAGGGAAATCAGAAGCGCGGTAAAACCTCAAAAACCGGATTGGTGGATCATCGGTGCAGATTACTCACAGATAGAACTGCGCGTACTTGCACACATGTCAGAAGACGAACAACTCATTAAAGCCTTTTCCGAAGGCAAAGATATTCACCTTGAAACGGCAAAACGCATCTTCAATGTGAGTGATGAATTTATCACCGAAAGCATGCGTAGGATCGGGAAAATGGTGAACTTTGCGATTATTTACGGTGTTTCCCCTTACGGACTTGCAAAAAGAATCGGAATGGATGTCAAAGAAACAAGAAAGATGATCGAAAATTACTTTGAGCACTACAAAGGTGTTCAAAGGTATGTCTCCGAAATAAAAGAATTTGCAAGGAAAAACGGCCACGTTAGAACGTTGTTCGGAAGAAAGCGGGATATTCCTCATATTCTCTCAAAAGACCAAAACATAAGAAGTGAAGGTGAACGAATTGCTGTGAACACCCCGATCCAAGGCACGGCCGCGGACATCATGAAGATTGCTATGATACGTATACACGAACGGTTCAAAGCCGAAGGATTAAAGAGCATGATGATACTCCAGGTTCACGACGAACTCGTCTTCGAAGTGCCGGACGACGAGGTGGAGAAAGTTAAGAACATCGTTAAGGAAGAGATGGAAAATGCTGTGAAACTTCGTGTTCCGCTCGTAGTCGACCTGTACGTTGAAAAATCCATGGCATGA
- a CDS encoding ATP-dependent Clp protease ATP-binding subunit, which produces MFDKFSERSARVFVTAQEEAKDLGHSYVGTEHLLLAILKLNDKPLSTILERYGLTYARVKNEVISIVGMGMRGFIMSPQMTPRARKVTEIAFEEARMSGSDKIEPEHLLLGILREGEGIAIHILKKLNVNIANLRRELSENVSDEDYTEEAPGLPGSSEEVFTSPAVRQLEGFGVDLTAMAMKGELDPVIGREAEIERVMQILVRRKKNNPVLIGEPGVGKSAIVEGLAQKIVSGEVPEPLKGKTIFSLDVAAIVAGTKYRGEFEKRMKKLLQVVRSNKDIILFIDELHMIVGAGSAEGAVDAANILKPALARGELRCIGATTPDEYRKYIEKDAALERRFQKIYVQEPNAEMTLEILKGLKSKYEMHHKVVYTEKALEAAVYLSQRYVPDQFLPDKAIDVMDEAGARARLKLFVIPSELQLLKLQIDSVRSEKETAVASQDYERAAELKAREQALREEYNEKYNEWRREVENKVVTVDVPDIEEVVAGWTGIPLKRLEESEREKLLKLEDALHERVVGQDEAIGAIARAIRRARSGLKDPRRPVGVFLFLGPTGVGKTELAKALAEYLFGDEKALLRFDMSEYMEKFAVSRLIGAPPGYVGYEEGGELTERVRRRPFSVILFDEIEKAHPDVFNILLQIMDDGRLTDSQGHVVDFRNTIIIMTSNIGSTEIVSGRKSLGFVEGEEKQREFSEMKDKVLEEVKRVFKPEFINRIDEIIVFHKLSKEHIEKIIDILLKDVRKRLAEKNIDLELSPEAKEFLIKVGFDQVYGARPLKRAIQRYIEDPLAEKLLSGEIEPDTEVLVVPADDKLVFEKVRKKKGEKTKVKKT; this is translated from the coding sequence ATGTTCGATAAATTTTCGGAAAGATCGGCAAGGGTATTCGTAACGGCTCAAGAAGAGGCCAAAGATCTCGGGCATTCCTACGTTGGAACCGAGCACTTGTTGCTTGCCATACTGAAACTTAACGACAAACCACTTTCAACGATCCTCGAACGCTACGGACTTACGTACGCACGCGTAAAAAATGAAGTCATTTCCATCGTCGGTATGGGCATGCGGGGCTTCATAATGTCACCGCAGATGACACCGCGTGCAAGAAAAGTTACAGAAATTGCTTTCGAGGAAGCAAGAATGTCCGGTAGTGATAAGATAGAACCGGAACACCTTTTGCTTGGGATTTTGCGTGAGGGTGAAGGTATCGCAATACACATACTTAAGAAGTTGAATGTCAATATTGCGAACCTTCGTCGGGAGCTTTCCGAAAATGTGAGCGACGAGGACTACACCGAAGAGGCTCCGGGACTTCCAGGTAGCTCGGAGGAAGTCTTTACTTCTCCCGCTGTTCGCCAGCTTGAAGGCTTTGGTGTAGACCTCACCGCGATGGCGATGAAAGGTGAACTTGACCCCGTTATCGGCAGGGAAGCGGAAATAGAACGAGTGATGCAAATTCTCGTTCGCCGAAAGAAAAACAACCCCGTGCTCATCGGTGAACCCGGGGTTGGAAAGAGTGCGATCGTTGAAGGATTAGCCCAGAAGATCGTATCCGGTGAAGTTCCCGAACCGCTTAAGGGAAAAACTATCTTCTCTCTGGACGTTGCCGCGATCGTTGCCGGTACCAAGTATCGTGGTGAGTTTGAAAAACGTATGAAGAAATTACTCCAGGTAGTTAGGAGTAACAAAGACATAATCCTTTTCATCGACGAATTGCACATGATCGTCGGTGCAGGTTCGGCCGAAGGTGCGGTCGATGCGGCTAACATCTTAAAACCAGCGCTCGCTCGCGGTGAACTCAGGTGTATTGGTGCAACAACACCAGATGAGTACAGAAAGTACATCGAGAAGGACGCCGCGCTGGAGAGAAGGTTCCAGAAGATATACGTTCAGGAACCGAACGCGGAGATGACTCTGGAGATACTCAAAGGCCTTAAATCGAAGTACGAAATGCACCATAAAGTGGTGTACACCGAAAAGGCGCTCGAAGCAGCGGTTTATCTATCCCAGCGCTACGTACCGGATCAGTTCTTGCCAGACAAAGCTATCGATGTGATGGACGAGGCCGGTGCACGTGCAAGGTTGAAACTCTTTGTCATCCCAAGCGAGTTACAGCTCTTGAAGCTCCAAATAGACTCAGTGAGATCTGAGAAAGAAACGGCCGTTGCAAGTCAGGATTATGAAAGAGCTGCGGAACTCAAGGCCAGAGAACAAGCTTTGAGGGAAGAATATAACGAAAAATACAATGAATGGAGAAGAGAAGTTGAGAATAAGGTGGTCACAGTTGATGTGCCCGATATTGAGGAAGTAGTGGCCGGATGGACTGGTATACCGTTGAAGCGTCTTGAAGAGTCTGAACGTGAAAAACTCCTAAAACTCGAGGATGCGCTCCACGAACGCGTCGTTGGACAAGACGAAGCGATCGGTGCCATCGCAAGGGCGATCCGCAGGGCAAGGAGTGGACTGAAAGACCCACGCAGGCCCGTAGGTGTTTTCCTCTTCCTCGGACCGACAGGAGTAGGTAAGACTGAACTTGCGAAAGCACTTGCCGAATATCTGTTCGGTGATGAGAAAGCGTTGCTGCGTTTTGATATGAGCGAATACATGGAAAAGTTCGCCGTTTCCAGGCTCATAGGGGCTCCTCCGGGATATGTGGGTTACGAAGAAGGAGGAGAGCTCACTGAACGTGTCAGAAGGCGACCATTCTCGGTGATACTCTTCGATGAGATTGAAAAAGCACACCCAGATGTCTTCAACATACTGCTACAGATAATGGATGACGGCAGGCTTACGGACTCTCAAGGCCACGTTGTGGACTTCAGGAACACGATAATCATAATGACCAGTAACATAGGTAGTACCGAAATCGTGTCCGGTAGAAAGTCTCTTGGATTCGTCGAAGGAGAAGAAAAGCAAAGGGAATTCAGCGAGATGAAAGATAAGGTCCTTGAAGAAGTCAAACGCGTCTTCAAACCCGAGTTCATAAACAGGATCGACGAGATCATCGTTTTCCACAAACTCTCGAAGGAACACATCGAAAAGATTATCGACATACTCCTCAAGGATGTTAGAAAGCGCCTTGCGGAGAAAAACATCGATTTAGAGCTTTCGCCGGAAGCCAAAGAGTTCCTCATCAAGGTCGGATTCGACCAAGTGTACGGTGCAAGACCGTTAAAGCGTGCAATCCAGAGGTACATCGAGGATCCTTTGGCCGAGAAACTGCTTAGCGGTGAGATCGAACCTGACACGGAAGTCTTAGTTGTTCCCGCGGACGATAAGCTTGTGTTCGAGAAGGTGCGAAAAAAGAAAGGTGAAAAAACGAAGGTTAAAAAGACCTGA